One region of Termitidicoccus mucosus genomic DNA includes:
- a CDS encoding glycosyl hydrolase: MTYLSGLKYKLSILCALVLAVVHCHGKDGPVEGGIDPADFRSPKKASGPYVWWHWVGYNVDKEGITKDLESMRDAGVAGATLFQLVSTATDRYPPVANTYSRGIDYFNEKWWELVRHSAAEAKRLGLELGMHNCIGWSVSGGPWIQPENAMQHVVWSETKISGPRRFTGYLSQPAAKLNYYNDIAVLLVPDGEPAPKDMIDISGKMQADGKIICEIPKGSYTIYRFGHTPTGAKPTSAPENIDALEADKMSAEAMTFHMRNILAPLKAHVGQYLGSTLNYMLFDSYEAGDQNWTARMRPEFLARKGYDIIPWLPVLAGRIVESQEATEGFKWDLKTAVSDMFVEYSYQLPKKMLRELGMQIQIEPYATGPVNVPRPFNTFDAARVADLPTTEFWTRMRKSDIDKWHVNAAIPFFGINLLSAEAFTGGGTQSRWTETPAQLKFSGDVAFSKGVNRMILHHWVHQPFPDHIKPGMSMGPWGTHFGRNQTWFEPGKAWIAYLSRSQYLLQKGERVSDFVSLDAYIPGGDIISEKTLINHTETRNGKIVSPFGRTYSLLAVPHEGGLSLDALIKLEKLVTQGAIVFGPRPARAKGYRDLAANEEKFKKLTDLIWGKDISTGIQENIHGKGRVLWGGGIEDALRKLNIASSVIFHGGGDDSICWLHRRAGDADIFYFANTEATARHIRVALRAQNKTPETWDPETGDIAPLAVWSPTGNGADVSLHLKPNQALFVVFRNPIAQDDFVTAVTARSPDDTFAIETNTAGNWIVKSGRPGEFALQTTKGKKLHAAIDTVPVDIVIGGAWQVEFKPPVGSPFPAKFEKLESWTLSNDERIRYFAGTATYSNRFRAPDAIAGGDLSVSLDLGVVKELASVSINGKPVATLWHAPFEVDITEFIKPGENEIAVSVTNTWANRLIGDNNHPDDCEWGPPVDAEGRALRVFPEWLIAGNPRPSKQRAAFSSWNYFNEKSALLDAGLLSEVKLQFRKKAAFQSQF, translated from the coding sequence ATGACCTATCTATCTGGATTGAAATATAAACTGAGCATCCTGTGTGCCCTTGTCCTCGCGGTCGTGCATTGCCACGGCAAGGACGGGCCGGTGGAGGGCGGCATTGATCCGGCGGACTTCCGGTCGCCGAAAAAAGCATCGGGACCGTATGTCTGGTGGCACTGGGTGGGATACAACGTTGACAAGGAGGGAATCACAAAGGACCTGGAGTCCATGAGGGACGCCGGCGTGGCCGGCGCGACGCTCTTCCAGCTCGTCTCGACCGCGACCGACCGATACCCCCCCGTGGCCAATACTTATTCCCGGGGCATCGATTATTTTAATGAAAAATGGTGGGAGCTGGTGAGGCACTCGGCGGCGGAGGCCAAAAGGCTCGGGCTGGAACTGGGCATGCACAACTGCATAGGCTGGTCGGTCAGCGGCGGCCCCTGGATACAACCGGAAAACGCCATGCAGCATGTCGTCTGGTCGGAGACCAAAATTTCGGGTCCGAGGCGATTCACTGGCTACCTGAGCCAGCCCGCGGCCAAATTGAATTATTATAACGACATAGCCGTGCTCCTGGTGCCGGACGGCGAGCCCGCGCCCAAGGACATGATTGATATTTCCGGCAAGATGCAGGCCGATGGAAAGATAATATGTGAAATTCCGAAAGGCTCCTATACCATATACCGTTTCGGCCATACCCCGACCGGGGCGAAACCGACCTCGGCGCCCGAAAATATCGACGCGCTGGAGGCGGACAAGATGAGCGCCGAGGCAATGACTTTTCACATGCGGAATATTCTGGCTCCGCTGAAAGCGCATGTCGGCCAATATCTCGGCAGCACGCTCAATTACATGCTCTTCGACAGTTATGAGGCCGGCGACCAGAATTGGACGGCCCGGATGAGGCCGGAATTTTTGGCCCGAAAAGGCTACGACATCATTCCGTGGCTGCCCGTCCTGGCGGGACGCATCGTCGAAAGCCAGGAGGCCACGGAAGGGTTCAAGTGGGACCTGAAGACCGCCGTATCGGACATGTTTGTCGAGTATAGCTATCAACTCCCGAAAAAAATGCTCCGGGAACTGGGCATGCAAATACAGATCGAGCCCTACGCCACGGGGCCGGTAAACGTCCCGCGCCCGTTCAACACCTTTGACGCCGCCCGCGTGGCCGATCTGCCCACGACCGAGTTCTGGACCCGCATGAGGAAAAGCGACATCGACAAATGGCATGTCAACGCGGCCATTCCTTTCTTTGGCATAAACCTGTTGAGCGCGGAGGCCTTCACCGGCGGCGGCACGCAGAGCCGCTGGACCGAGACACCCGCGCAGCTCAAGTTCAGCGGCGACGTGGCCTTTTCCAAGGGCGTCAACCGGATGATCCTGCACCACTGGGTCCACCAGCCGTTTCCCGATCATATAAAACCGGGCATGAGCATGGGGCCATGGGGAACGCATTTCGGCCGCAATCAGACCTGGTTCGAGCCGGGAAAGGCTTGGATCGCCTATCTGAGCCGGTCGCAATATCTATTGCAAAAAGGGGAACGGGTCAGCGATTTCGTCTCGCTGGACGCTTACATTCCGGGCGGGGACATAATCTCGGAAAAAACCTTGATCAATCACACCGAAACGAGGAATGGCAAAATCGTCAGCCCTTTCGGGAGGACATATTCCCTGCTCGCGGTGCCCCATGAGGGCGGGCTTTCGCTGGACGCCTTGATAAAACTCGAGAAACTGGTGACCCAAGGAGCGATTGTATTCGGCCCGCGTCCGGCAAGGGCCAAAGGATACAGGGACCTCGCGGCCAATGAAGAGAAATTCAAAAAGTTGACCGATCTTATCTGGGGAAAGGATATTTCTACGGGAATCCAGGAAAACATCCACGGGAAAGGCAGGGTATTATGGGGCGGCGGCATTGAAGACGCATTGCGGAAGTTAAATATAGCGTCCAGCGTGATATTCCACGGCGGCGGCGATGACTCCATCTGCTGGCTGCACCGCCGCGCCGGTGACGCGGATATTTTTTATTTCGCCAACACGGAAGCGACGGCCAGGCATATAAGAGTCGCCTTGAGGGCCCAAAACAAGACGCCGGAAACCTGGGATCCCGAGACCGGGGACATTGCCCCTCTTGCTGTCTGGAGTCCGACCGGCAATGGCGCCGACGTGTCCCTGCACCTGAAACCCAACCAGGCGCTGTTTGTTGTCTTCCGGAATCCGATTGCGCAGGACGATTTTGTCACCGCGGTCACCGCCCGGTCGCCCGACGACACATTTGCCATAGAAACAAACACGGCGGGAAACTGGATCGTGAAATCCGGACGACCGGGCGAATTTGCATTGCAGACCACCAAAGGCAAAAAGCTGCATGCCGCCATCGACACCGTGCCTGTCGATATTGTCATCGGCGGAGCGTGGCAGGTTGAATTCAAGCCCCCGGTCGGGAGCCCCTTCCCTGCCAAATTTGAAAAGCTTGAATCGTGGACGCTTTCAAACGACGAACGCATCCGGTATTTTGCTGGAACCGCCACCTATTCAAACCGGTTTCGCGCGCCTGACGCCATCGCGGGGGGCGACCTGTCCGTTTCCCTTGATCTGGGCGTTGTCAAGGAACTGGCCTCGGTCTCGATCAACGGGAAACCGGTCGCGACGCTCTGGCACGCTCCGTTCGAGGTGGACATCACCGAATTTATAAAACCCGGCGAGAATGAAATCGCCGTTTCCGTGACCAACACCTGGGCCAACCGGTTGATCGGTGACAACAACCACCCGGATGATTGCGAATGGGGTCCTCCCGTGGATGCGGAAGGACGGGCGCTGCGGGTTTTCCCCGAATGGCTGATCGCGGGAAATCCGCGTCCGTCAAAACAAAGGGCGGCGTTCTCTTCCTGGAATTATTTCAATGAAAAATCCGCTCTGCTCGATGCCGGTTTATTGAGCGAGGTGAAACTGCAATTCCGAAAAAAGGCGGCCTTCCAAAGCCAGTTTTAG